The Actinomycetota bacterium DNA segment GAGAACAGGAACCCCTCCTGGGGGACGTAGCCCATGGCCCGGCGCAGGTCGGCCAGGCGGACCTGGCGCAGGTCGGCCCCGTCGAGGGTCACCCGGCCGCCCAGGGGGTCGTAGAAGCGGGCGATCAGCTTGGCCACGGTCGACTTGCCCGCCCCGGTCGGCCCGATCAGGGCCAGGGTCGACCCGGCGTCCACGCGGAGGTCGACGTCGTGCAGGACCTCCGGCCCCTGGTCGTAGGCGAAGCAGACGTCCTCGAGCCGGACGTCGCCGCGCGGGTCGGGGAGGGGGACGGGATCGGGAGCCTCGCGGACCGAGGGCTGCTCGGCCAGGACGGTCCCGACCCGCTCGGCCCCGGCGGTGGCCGACTGGAAGCTGTCGTACAGCTCGGAGAGCTGCTGCACCGGGTCGAACAGGTTCCGGAGGTAGAGGAGGAACGCGGCCAGGACGCCGATGTCCAGGTCCCCGGCGAGCACCCGCTGGCCGCCGACGCCGAGGACGACCACGGTGGCGGCCGTGCCCAGGAACTCGATGCCGGGGAAGAAGAACGAGGCCAGGCCGATGGTGCGCCAGTGGGCGACCTGCTCGGCGTGGTTGGCCTCGGCCAGGCGGGCGGCGGTGGCCCGCTCGCGCCGGAACGACTGGATCGCCCGCACCCCGGCCAGCGACTCCTGAAGCTGGACGGTGACCACGCTGTGGGTCTCCCTGACCTGGCGGTAGGCGTCGGCCGACCAGCGCCGCCAGAAGCCGGCGGCCAGGCCGATCAGGGGGGCGACGACCAGGGTGGCCAGGGCCAGCTTCCAGTCCATCACGACCAGGATCACCGCCACCCCGACCATGGTGACGATCCCGGTGACGAGCGTGACCAGGCCGTCGGTGACCAGGTCGCTCATGGCGTCGATGTCGGCGGTCATGCGGGCGACCAGCCTGCCCGTCCGCTCGCGCTCGTAGAAGTCGAGCGACAGGGTCTGGAGGTGGCGGAACAGCTTGGTCCGGACCGTGTACAGCACCCGCTGGCCGGCCCGGGCCACCGCCTCGATCTCGAACCTGCCGGCCAGGAACTGCACGCCGGCCAGGGTCAGATAGAGGAGGGCGACCCGGTTGATCACGGCCAGGTCCTTGGGGACCACGCCCTCGTCGATGGCCACCTTGACCAGGTAGGGCATGGCCAGGGCGGCGCCGGTCTGGACGAGCACGGCCACCGAGGCCAGGGCGACCAGCCGGCGGTGGGGACGGACCAGCGGCCACAGCCAGGCCCGGGCCCGCCGCCCCGACCGCCGGTCGCGCGGCCGGTCCTCGGTGTCCGGCGGCGTCCCGTAGGTGGGCGCGGAGGCGGCCAGCCCCCGCCCCATGGACCCTCCGCGGAAGCCCGCGCCTCGTCTTCTACTCACCGGGGCACCCCCTCGGGGTTCCCCGGACCCCTCCGGTGCTCATGACGCCGCCTCCTCGACCAGGCGGTCGACGCCGCCGCCGGCGTGGGCGAGCACGGCCCGGTAGGCGGGCTCGCGGGCGGCCAGCTCCTCGTGGCCGCCCTGGGCGACCACCCGGCCCCGGTCGAGCAGCACCACCCGCTCGGCCAGGCGGAGGCTGGCCGGCCGGTTGGCCACCAGCAGCACGGTGGCGCCGCCAACGGCGGCGTCGAGCCCGGCCAGGATGGCGGCCTCGGTGTCGACGTCGACGTGGGAGAGGGCGTCGTCCAGGATCAGCACCCGCGGCTCCATCAGCAGGGCCCTGGCCAGGGCGACCCGCTGGCGCTGGCCCCCGGACAGCGTGTAGCCCTGCTCGCCGACCACCGTGTCCAGCCCCTCGGGCAGGGCCTCGACCACCTCGAGGGCGGCCGCCGCGCCCAGCGCCCCCAGCACCTCCTCGTCGCTGGCCTGCGGGCGCCCGAAGGCGACGTTGTCGCGCAGGCTGGCCGAGAACAGCACCGGCTCCTGGTGGACGATCCCCACCGCCGCCCGCAGCGAGTCCAGGGTCACGCCGGCGACGTCGTGGCCGTCGACCAGGACCCGCCCCTCGCTGGGCGCGTACAGCCGCGGCACCAGCCCGAGCAGGGTCGACTTGCCCGAGCCCGTGCCCCCGACCACCGCCACCCGCGACCCCGGGGCGATGTCGAGGTCGATCCCCTCCAGGGCGGCCCGGCCCCCCTCGCCGTAGCCGAAGCGGACGTGCTCGAACCGGACCCGCGCCCCCCGCCGCCCCGGCCCGGCCGCCAGGGCGGTCGCGCCGGGCCGGTCGGCGATGGCCGGGGACTGGTCGAGCACGTCGAAGACCCGCTCGGCGCTGGCCGCCGCCCGCTGGGCGAAGCCGAACAGCATCCCGAGCCCCTGCAGCGGCCAGGTGAGCAGCAGCAGGTAGCTGTTGAAGGCGACCAGCGTGCCCAGGGTGATCTGGCCGTCGATGGCCAGCCGGCCCCCGTACCAGAGGATCGCGGCCAGGCTGAGCTGGGGCAGGACGGCCAGCAGGGGGACGTAGAAGGAGCGGATCCGCGCCGCCTCCAGGTTGTGGTCGAGGATCGAGCTGGCCGCGACCTCCAGGCGCCGGGCCTGCTCCCGCTCCCGCCCGAACGCCTTGACCACCCGGACCCCGGCCGTGGCCTCCTCGACCACGGTGGTCAGCTCGCCGACCTCCTGCTGCACCTGCCAGTAGACGCGGTGCAGGCGGCGGTTGAAGCGCAGGGCCCCGTAGACCAGGGGCGGGGACAGCACGAGCACGACCAGGCAGAGCCGGGGCGCGAGCAGCCACATCTGGGTGGCCGCGATCAGGAAGGTGACGATGTTGAGGACCAGGAAGACCAGGCCCCAGGAGATGAAGTAGCGCAGCGAGCGCACGTCCGAGGTGGACCTGGCCAGCAGCTGCCCGGTCGGGACCCGGTCGTGGTAGGCGGGCTCGAGGGCCAGCAGGTGGCGGGCCAGGCGGTTGCGCAGGTCGTTCTCGACGTCGGTGCCGACCCGGCCGGAGAGGTTGCGCCGCAGCCCGCCGACGACCCAGCGGACGACGGACAGGACCACCAGCAGGGCGATCTCCCGGCCCAGCACCCCCGGCACCCGCTGGGTCAGCCCCTCGTCGATGATCGTCTTGGTCACCAGGGGGATGAAGGAGGTGATGGCCAGCATGGCGACCCCGAGCCCGAACCCAACGGCGACCCGGCGCCAGTAGGGCGCCATCAGGCCAACGATGCGCCCCAGGGTCCCGAGGGCGAGGCCGTCGGGAGGCGGTTCGGTTCCGTACCAGCGCAGCGGGCAGCTCCAGCGGTTCGAGGGCGGGTCCTCGGTCCAACGTACGGGAGGCCCCAGACAATCCGCGACCGGCCATCCAGGGCCGGGGGACCGGGTCAGGCGGGCAGCTGCAGGACCGCGTTCGGGGAGGTGGTGGCCACCCAGGCCCGGTCGCCGTCGGCGGCGAGAGCCGTCGCGTGGCCGCCGACGGGGACGGTGGCCGTCACCCGGTTCGCCGCCGGGTCGATCCGGGCCACGGGGCCGGGCGGCAGGTCGGGATCGGAGGAACCGGCCACCCAGACGGCGGCCCGGGTCGCCACCAGCGGCCCGGGCTCGAAGCCGACCGGGACCCGAGCCACCGTCCGCCCGCTGCCCGGATCGACCCGGAGCACCGCGTGGTGGTGGGCGTCGGCGACCCAGACGGCCCCGTGCCCGACGGCCATGCCGTGCGGCTCCACCCCCAGGTCGATGGTGTCCTGGAGCGCCCCGGTGCGGGCGTCCATGCGCCGCAGGGTGCCGTCGTCGTGGTTGGCCGTCCACACGGCGCCCTGGTGGAGCTCCATGGCCAGCGGCTCCTCCCCGGCCCGCAGGGGCGGCCGGAGCAGCCGGCCGGTCGCCGGGTCGACCCGCCACACCCGGCTCAGCGGGCCCTCGGCCGGGTCGGTGACCCAGACGGCGTTCGGGGTGCTGGCCAGGCGGTTGGCGTTGCTCCGCATCGGCAGCGCGATCACCTCGGCCACCACCCGGCGGCGCGGGTCCACCCGGGCGAGCCGGATCACCGGGTAACTGCCCTCCGCGGTGACCCGCCGCCGCCCGTCCACCTGGCCGCCGATCCACAGGTCGCCGTGCCCGGCCACCATCGCCCCTGGCGTGAACGGCAGCCGCACCGCCGGCCCGTCGGCGCGGCCCGTGGCCGTGTCGAGCCGGGCGACGGTGTGGTCGCCCGACACCACCCACAACCCGCCGGGCTCGGCCAGCAGCGCCCACGGCTCGGCGGCCAGGTCGATCCGCCGCACGGGTCGCGGCGTCGCTGACCCCTCGCGCTCCTGGCAGCCCAGCGCCAGCGTCAGGGCCACCGCCAGCCCGACCACCGGCCCGCCATGCCTGCGCCTGCCTGCCATCTCACCGCCGGGCTCGGACCGCTCGGGGTCGCCCCGTCCGTCGCATCTGGTACACCAGTGTGGACGGTCCCGTTCCGCGGCCCGGAGGCCGTGCTATTGTACTGGTACATTACCAGTTATGTACTGGAGCGTATCTCACCATGGGCACCGACCGGTACCAGCGGACCGAGCGGACCCGGATGCGGCGGCTGCCGGAACGGGCCGCCTACGACCGGGACACCGTGCACGCCATCCTCGACGAGGGCTTCGTCTGCCACGTCGGGTTCGTGGTCGACGGCCAGCCGTACGTCATCCCGACCGGCTACGCCCGGGCCGGCGAGACGCTCTACCTGCACGGGTCGACCGGTAGCCGCCTCGGGCTGCGGCCGGGGATGGACGTCTGCGTCACCGTCACCCTGCTGGACGGCCTGGTGCTGGCCCGCTCGGCCTTCCACCACTCGATGAACTACCGGTCGGTGATGGCCCTCGGCCGGACCCGCCGGGTCACCGACCCTGACGAGAAGGAGGCGGCCCTGCGGGCCCTGGTCGAGCACATCGTCCCCGGCCGCAGCGACGAGGTCCGCGGGGGCGACCGCCGCGAGCTGGCCGCCACCGCCGTGCTGGCCCTGCCCCTGGACGAGGTCTCGGCCAAGGTCCGCACCGGCCCGCCCAAGGACGACGACCCCGACCACGACCTCCCGATCTGGGCCGGGGTCCTGCCCCTGACCCTCACGCCCGGGGAGCCCGTCCCCGACCCGGTGCTCGACCCCTCGATCCCGACCCCGCGCCACGTGGCGACCTGGTCCCGCCCCGACCGCCTTGACGACTGACCGCCAGTCATTCTATAACTGACCGACGGTCAGTAGATCTGCGGTGGGCCTGTCCGGGGGCGCGGGCCGGGCGAGGAGGCCATGATGAAGGGAACGACCGCGTCGGGACGGCAGAGGAGCGACGGGAGCCCGATGGACGACAACCGCCCGGCCGACAAGGGTCACCGGCGCCACCGCGAGCATGGCGGGACCGAGTTCGAGGGTGCGTTCGGGTTGCTCGCCGGGTTGACGATGGCGTTCGGGCGGGGGCGGAGCGCCCGGCTCGTGGCCGACGTGGCCGGGGTGGGAGCCGGGGACCGGGTGGTGGACGTGGGGTCCGGGCCGGGGCGGTTTCTCCGAGAGGCGGGGGAGCGGGGGGCCGAGGCGGTCGGGGTCGAGCCGTCGGGGCAGATGCGGCGGCTGGCCGCGTGGCGCACGCCGGCGTCGCTGCGGGAGCGGGTGCGCGTGGTCGACGGCACCGCCGAACGGATGCCGCTGGAGGACGGTTCGGCGACGGTCGCCTGGGCGGTCGCCTCCTTCCACCACTGGGCCGACCCGGATGCCGGACTGGCCGAGCTGCACCGCGTGCTCGCGCCGGGCGGGCGGCTGCTGATCGCCGAGCGGCTCGCCCGGCCGGGTGGCTGGTTCCGGCAGCACGCGCTCTCCTGGGAGCAGGGCGAGCGCCTGGCCGCCGAGGTCGGGCGGGCCGGCTTCGCCGACGTGACCGTCGCCAAGGAGGTCGTCGGCCGCCGCCACCTCCTGCTGGTCCGGGCCCGCCGGCCGGGCCGGTGACCGCGCTCAGGCGAACGCGCCCCGCCAGACCTTCGGCGGGGGCTGGCGGAGCTCGACCTCGTCGGCGCCCAGGAAGGCGGCCAGCTCCTTGAGGGCGGTGGCGACGGCCGGGCCCGCCGAGGCGGGGGCGCCGGGCTCGGGGTGGACGGCGTTGACGACCAGTCGGCCGCGGCGGCGGTCCATGGCCGGGTCGACCCGGCCGACGAAACGGTCGCCGTGCAGGACCGGCATGACGTAGTAGCCGTGGCGGCGGGCGGCCTTGGGGACGTAGATCTCCATGCGGTAGTGGAACCCGAACAGGCGCTCGGTCCGCTCGCGGTCGATGCACAGGTTGTCGAAGGGGGAGAGCAGGGTCGTCCTTGGCCGCCAGCCGCCGGCCTGGAGGCCTTCCAGCAGCGGCAGGTCGTCGGCGTGGACGTACCAGGGGCCGGGCCACTCGGCGCCGCTGTCGGCCAGGCGGACGCGCTCGACCCGGCCGGAGCGCTCCAGCCCGGCCAGGGCGGCGGCCAGGCCGGGGTAGCGGCCGGCGGTGAAGTGCCGGTCGATGTCGCGGGCCGTGGCCACGCCGAGGGCGCGCAGGCTGCGCTGGGCGGCCAGGCGGACGACCTCGCGCTCGGGAGGGCGGCGGGTCGGGGTCCACGGCGGCAGCCAGCGTTCGGCCAGGTCCCAGACCCGCTGCTGACCCTGGCGGCCGGCGACCATGATGCGGCCCTGGGTCCAGAGGACGTCGAGCATGCGGTCGACGTTGCGGCCCGCCGTCCAGCCGCTCGACCGCCAGGCGGTGCTCGCCCGGTCCTCGAGGGCCCGGGTCGGGAGCGGCCCGCCGGCGCGGAGCTGGCCCAGGATCGAGCGGCGCAGCGGCTGGTTGTCGGCCAGCCAGGCCCGCAGCCGCCGGTTGTAGGCGGAGCGGTCCGAGGGGTAGCGGCGCATCAGCAGCGAGTGGATCGGGTAGTCCCCGGTGCAGACGATCGCGGCCGCGTGGGTCCAGTACTCGAACAGGCGCCGCTCGCGCCAGAGCAGCGCCTCCAGGTCGGCCGGGTCGTAGGCGCCGAGGCGGCTCCACAGCACCAGCCGGTGGCTGCGGGCGACCACGCTGATCGGGTCCAGCTGGAGACCGGCCAGGTCGGTGGCCACGTCCAGGATCGCCTCGGGGCCCGGCCCGGCCGCCGGCGGCGCGTCCGCCAGGCGCTGGCGGCTGACGAACAGCCGCCGGGCCAGGCTCGGGTCAAGCGTCCGGAGGACCCGCGGCATCCGGGGAGCCGGTGGCCGAGTGGCCGGTGGCGCCGATGGGCTCGCGGGGGCCGGGGATGCGGCCCAGGACCTGGTCGACGTCGGTGCCGTCGACCGTCTCGCGTTCCAGCAGCAGCTCGGTCAGGCGGTCCAGGGCGTCGCGGTGCTCGGTCAACATCGCGGTGGCTCGCTGCTCGGCCTCGCGCAGGAGCTTGGCCACCTCCTCGTCGACCACCCGCTGGGTCGCCTCGGCATAGGGGCGGCTGCGGACCTCTTCGCCGCCCAGGTACAGGGGGCTGCCCGAGGCGAACCCGACCGGCCCCAGGGTCTGGCTCATGCCGAACTCGCGCACCATCCGGGTGGCCAGGTCGGTCGCGCCGGCCAGGTCGTTGGAGGCGCCGGTGGAGGTCTGGCCGAACACGATCGCCTCCGCGACCCGGCCGCCCATGCGGATGGCCAGCGAGTCCTTCAGGTAGCCCTCGGTGTACAGGTGGCGCTCGTCGATCGGGAGCTGCTCGGTCACCCCAAGGGCCTGACCGGCGGGCAGGATGGTCACCTTGGCCACCGGGTCGCCATGGTCGGAGATGGCCGCGACCAGGGCGTGGCCGGACTCGTGCACGGCCACCGCGCGCTTCTCGTCCGGCAGCAGGGCATTGGAGCTGTCGCGGCGCCCGAGCAGGATCCGGTCGCGGGCCTCGGAGAAGTCGTAGGCCGAGATGACGTCACGGCCGGCCCGGACGGCGAAGATGGCCGCCTCGTTGACCAGATTGGCCAGATCGGCCCCGGAGAACCCGGGGGTGCCGCGGGCGACCACGTCCAGGTCGACATCCGGGCCGAGCTGCTTGCCCCGGGCGTGGACCTGGAGGATCGCCCGGCGTTCGGCCTGGGCGGGCAGGGGGATGACCACCTGACGGTCGAACCGCCCGGGGCGCAACAACGCCGGGTCGAGGGTCTCGGGCCGGTTGGTGGCGGCCATCACGACCACCCCGGTGGCCGGGTCGAACCCGTCCATCTCGGCCAGCATCTGGTTCAGGGTCTGGTCGCGCTCGTCGTTGGAGACGAACTGGCCGCCGCGGCGCTGGCCGATGGCGTCGATCTCGTCGATGAACACGATCGAGGGAGCCCGCTTGCGCGCCTCCATGAACAGGTCCCGGACCCGGGCCGCGCCCACCCCGACGAACATCTCCACGAAGCTGGAGCCGGTGACCGAGATGAAGGGCACATGGGCCTCGCCGGCCACGGCCCGGGCGAGCAGGGTCTTGCCCGTCCCGGGCGGCCCGACCATGAGCACCCCCTTGGGCCCGACCGCCCCGGCCCGCCGGTAGCGGTCGGGGTGCTTGAGGAAGTCGACCACCTCGGTGACCTCGCGCTTGGCCCCCTCGTAGCCGGCCACATCCGCGAAGGTCGTCTCGGGCCGCTCGGCGTCGAACACCTTGGCCCGCGAACGCCCGATGCCGCCCATGCCGGCCAGCTGCCGGCGGGCCGACCGGCCCAGGTAGACGAAGATGGCGATGAAGACCAGCAGCGGCAGCAGGCTGAGCAGCACCGACGCGAGCGACGTGCGCGGGCCGACCGCCTTGACCTCGACGTTGTTGTCGTTCAGGAGCTTGGTGAACTCGTCGTCCTGGAGGTTGGTCGGATACGACGACTTGAACTCGCTCCCGTCCTTGAGCTTGCCCTCGATGTGGCCGTCGGAGCCGATCTCGACCGACTGCACCTGGCCGGCGGCGATCTTGTCCTTGAGCTCGGGGGCGTAGGTCAGCTCGGTGACCCGGCCCTCCTCCATCTGGTTGGGGAGCAGCAGCAGGACCAGGCTGAGCAGCAGCCCGATCGGCAGCAGCCAGCTCCGCCAGCGCGGCGGCGGCGGCGGGGCCGGGCTGGACGGCCGGTCGGGCGGTGGGCCCGACTTCGCCTTGTTGCTGGGGTGGCGCTGCATCGTGGGCTCCTCGCAAGCGTGCAAGCTCGATACCGCCCACGGTAGCGCCGCTCGGCGACAAAGGTGGCGGCGGCTGAGCCTACCCGCTGTAGGGGACCCGGCGGTCGGCCGGGACGTCGGCCAGGCGCGGGTTCTTCTGGTCGCGCTCGGAGAGGATCGGCTCCTCGTCCGGCCAGGAGATGCCCAGGTCAGGGTCGTTCCAGGCGATCCCCAGCTCGTCGCTGCCGTCGTACTCGCCGGTGACCAGGTAGGTCATGATCACGTCGTCGTGGGCGTAGAAGCCGTGGGCGACACCCTCGGGGATGTAGACGGCCAGCTCCTCGCCGCCACCCTGCTGGATGGTGGTGTGCTTGCCCTCGGTGGGCGAGCCGATGCGGGTGTCGACCAGCACCGTCGTGACCTTGCCCTGCTGGACGAACCAGAGGTCGGCCTGGCGGCGGTGGTAGTGGAGGCCGCGCAGGACCTTGGCGGCCGAGTCCGAACGGTTGCCCTGGACCATCGGGACGGCGAAGGGAAGCCAGGAGGCGCGGTAGATCTCGAGGAAGCGCCCGCGGTCGTCAGCGTGGACCTCTGGACGTATCAACCAGACGCCTGGGAGTTCGGTTGACTCGAAGATGTCCGCCACAGCTGCCCCCTCTCCCCCGGATGGTGCCATCGCGTGAGGCTACCCGCGGTGCCCGGTGTGCGCAAAGGATGACGCCAAGGCTGCGCGGTCGGGTCCGCTGCCGCGGTCGGGGTCGGGGTGCGGCGCGCCCCGCTGGGCCGCTCTCGCTAGGATGGGGGTGCCGTCACCCCGAGGAGCGCCGTGCCAAGCGACCCGACCAGCCGCGAGTACCGCGACAGCGTCGGCATGTTCACCACCGGGATCACGGTGGTCACGGCCGCCTCGGAGCGGTTCGGGCACGGCATGACGGCCAACGCCTTCGCCTCGGTCTCCCTCGACCCGCTGCTCGTGCTGGTCTGCGTGGTCAAGGACGCCATGATGCACAAGGTCCTGGAGGAGGTCGGGCGCTTCGCCGTCTCGGTTCTGGCCGGCGACCAGGAGGACCTGGCCAGGTACTTCTCGGACCCGGGGCGCCCGGCCGGGATGGCCCAGTTCGTGCCCGTGGACTGGCGCCCGGGCCCGGTCAGCGGCGCCCCCCTGCTGGACGGCGCCCTGGCCTGGCTGGAGTGCGACGTGGAGGCGGCCTATGACGGCGGCGACCACACGGTCTTCCTGGGCAGGGTCCGCTGGGTCGACCGGGCCCCCGGCGGGGGCGACCCGCTGCTGTACTTCGGCGGCCGCTACCGCCGGCTCGGGAACCCGTAGCCCGGAAACCGTAAGGGCCGGGGTGGCCAACGGCTCCAAGGAGCGACCACCGTCTCACGGAAGGTGCTCCCCATGGTCAAGCGGCTCGCCCTGCTGGCGCTCCTCGCCGGCGCCCTCGTCGCCCTCCCCGGCCCCCACGACGCCGCCCGGGCGGCGTTCGCCGGCAAGAACGGCCGGATCGCGTTCGTGCGCGCCGCCGGCGCCGGGCCCCTGGAAGAGGTCTTCATGGTCAGCCCCGCCTCGGGCCTGACCGCCAACCTGAGCAACGACCCCGCGACCAGCGACACCGCGCCCGCCTGGTCGCCCGACGGCACCCGGGTCGCGTTCCAGCGCTCGGGCCCGGTCGACGGCATCTGGGTCCTGGAGGTGGCCGCCGGCACCATGGCCTTCGTGCCCCACACCGACCACGGCTTCCAGCCGGCCTGGTCGCCCGACGGTGGCTGGCTGGTCTTCTGCCGCAACGGCGGCGGCGACGCCGAGCTGTGGAAGATCCGCGCCGACGGCAGCGACCTCACCCAGCTCACCAACAACGCCGCCGACGACTGGGAGCCGTCCTGGTCGCCCGGCGGCACCCGGATCGCCTTCACCCGCGAGGGGGCCGGCGGCACGACCAGCATCCTGACCCTGGCCAGCGGCGGGGGCGGCGAGCTGGCCGTCACCCCGGCCGGCGGCTTCGACCAGGCCGCCGACTGGTCGCCCGACGGCAAGCGGATCGCCTTCAACCGGTTCCTGCCCGGCGACGGCAACCGCATCTTCACCATCGCCCCCAACGGCGCGGCCCTCACCCAGCGCACCTTCGGCGGGCCCAACGACGTCCACCCGTCCTGGTCCCCGGACGGCACCCGGATCGCCTTCGCCCGCGGGGGCGACCAGGACGACGGCCTGCCCTTCCACATCCACACCGTCACCCTGGCCAGCGGCCGGACCACCCAGGTGACCAGCGGCCGGGTCCAGGACCTGCTGCCGGCCTGGCAGCCTCTGTAGGGCCGGGCGTCAGCCGGTCTCGGCCCTGGGAACGACCAGGGTCGGGACCGACGCCTGGCGGACCAGGGCCGAGGACACGGTACCGAGCAGGACCCGCCGCACCGGGCCGTAGCCCCGGGAGCCGCAGACCAGCAGGTCGACGCTGCGGTCCGCCGCCATGGAGAGCTCGTCGACCACCTCGCCGAAGAGCAGCTCGCCGGTGGCCTGGACGCCGCCGGGCAGGTCGGCGATGGCGGCGTCGAGGGCGTCGCGGGCGGCCTTGCGGACCTCCTCGGGCACCACCGAGGCGTCGGGCTGGACCGCCTCGGGGCGGAACCAGTTGGCGTGCAGGGCGACCACCGAGTAGACGGTCAGGGGCAGCCCGGCCCGGGCGGCCAGGTCGGCCGCGTAGCGGACGGCCTCGTGGCCCTCGGGGGTGTCGGCGAAGGCGGCGCCGACCGCCCGCAGGGCCTCGCGGCGGTGCCGGCGGTAGCCGCGAGGGGCGACCGCGACCGGGCAGCCGGTGCCGTGCAGCAGCCGCTCGGCCGTGCTCCCGGACATGACCCGGCCGACGGCGCCCCGGTTGGTCGAGCCGACCACGATCGTCTCGACCGCCTCCTCCTCGGCCAGCTCGGCCAGCCCGCGCGCCGGGGAGGTCGCGACCACGGTCCGCTCCTCGGCCGGCGGGCTGCCGGCGACCTCGGTGGCGACCGCGCGGGCGGCCCCCAGGATGGCGGCCGCGTGGCGGCGGACGTCGGCCTCGGCCTCGGCGCCGGCCAGCCCGGCCTGCTCCGGGCTGACGCAGACGACGGCCAGGGGGGCGTCGACGGCGGCGGCCAGGCGGGCGCCGAAGGCGACCGCGTCCAGGCCCGAGTCGGTGCCGTCGGCCCCGGCGAGGATGGGCCGGGTCATGGTCGCTCCTCCTCGCGTCCGGGC contains these protein-coding regions:
- a CDS encoding universal stress protein: MTRPILAGADGTDSGLDAVAFGARLAAAVDAPLAVVCVSPEQAGLAGAEAEADVRRHAAAILGAARAVATEVAGSPPAEERTVVATSPARGLAELAEEEAVETIVVGSTNRGAVGRVMSGSTAERLLHGTGCPVAVAPRGYRRHRREALRAVGAAFADTPEGHEAVRYAADLAARAGLPLTVYSVVALHANWFRPEAVQPDASVVPEEVRKAARDALDAAIADLPGGVQATGELLFGEVVDELSMAADRSVDLLVCGSRGYGPVRRVLLGTVSSALVRQASVPTLVVPRAETG